The Brassica napus cultivar Da-Ae chromosome C7, Da-Ae, whole genome shotgun sequence genome has a segment encoding these proteins:
- the LOC106407524 gene encoding signal peptidase complex subunit 3B-like: MHSFGYRANSLLTFAVTILAFMCAIVSFSFSNQTPSAQIQILNINWFQKQPHGNDEVSLTLNITADLQSLFTWNTKQVFAFVAAEYKTSKNSLNQVSLWDAIIPEKEHAKFWIQISNKYRFIDQGYNLRRKDFNLTLHWHVMPKTGKMFADKIVMSGYSLPDAYR, from the exons ATGCATTCTTTTGGGTACAGAGCGAATTCTCTGCTCACATTCGCTGTGACGATACTGGCCTTTATGTGCGCGATTGTATCCTTCTCCTTCAGTAACCAAACTCCCTCTGCTCAGATCCAG ATATTGAACATCAATTGGTTTCAGAAGCAACCCCATGGAAATGATGAG GTCAGCTTGACACTGAACATAACAGCGGACTTGCAGTCACTCTTTACTTGGAACACAAAGCAG GTATTCGCTTTTGTAGCAGCAGAGTATAAAACCTCCAAGAATTCCCTAAACCAG GTTTCTCTATGGGATGCCATAATACCCGAGAAGGAGCATGCCAAGTTCTGGATACAAATCTCAAATAAGTACCGTTTCATTGATCAG GGATACAACCTCCGAAGGAAAGATTTCAACTTGACACTGCACTGGCATGTCATGCCCAAGACTGGCAAGATGTTTGCTGACAAAATAGTCATGTCTGGTTATAGTTTACCTGATGCATACAGATGA